The Microplitis mediator isolate UGA2020A chromosome 8, iyMicMedi2.1, whole genome shotgun sequence genome has a window encoding:
- the LOC130673699 gene encoding protein THEM6, translating into MLACWVLVGVFGTIVLLYALIEVHYFLRMFLTVLLARFCKKPVHILDETTIYGLCTTTDLDTLLYHMNNSRYLRELDFARADFYERTSLYREICSQGKGVVQGAATIRYRRFLKPLSIFKIKSKIIYWDDKSIFMEHKFITPHDDFVRAIAVCRQRLLDCSAETVMSTLLERGVKQNGSVEVGVTQTHVRPEMPPDLAKWLESNDISSAILRGTDTSSVVTTN; encoded by the exons atgttggcCTGCTGGGTACTGGTCGGCGTATTTGGTACAATAGTACTTTTATATGCACTTATTGAAGTACATTATTTCTTGAGGATGTTTCTAACTGTTCTACTTGCGaggttttgtaaaaaaccagtACACATTTTAGACGAGACAACTATTtatg gattATGCACAACAACAGATTTAGATACATTACTCTATCACATGAATAATTCACGTTATTTACGAGAGTTAGATTTCGCACGTGCTGACTTTTACGAGAGGACGAGTTTATATCGTGAAATTTGTTCACAAGGCAAAGGAGTCGTTCAAGGAGCGGCGACTATTCGTTACAGAAGATTTTTAAAGCCattgtctatatttaaaatcaaatccaag ATAATATACTGGGAtgataaatcaatatttatggAACACAAATTTATAACACCTCACGACGATTTTGTTCGTGCGATAGCAGTATGCCGGCAGCGATTATTAGACTGCAGTGCTGAGACTGTTATGTCGACACTTTTAGAACGTGGAGTTAAGCAGAATGGTAGCGTCGAAGTTGGTGTCACGCAG ACACACGTAAGACCCGAAATGCCACCAGATTTAGCCAAATGGTTGGAGAGTAATGATATCTCTTCAGCAATATTAAGAGGAACTGATACCAGTTCCGTTGTcacaacaaattaa
- the LOC130673697 gene encoding tetraspanin-9: MSRTGYTCIRHVFCSMNVLVWLSACGILGAVLWLRLANSGLANLVPQYNYASADTVFLIIGGVTFVVAFFGCCGAWFQSRFMLITYFSLVIMLFLAEFMLGALTFVFREQVSRSVQDELLLGIHKHYNVTREPGTLPALWDHIHQGLHCCGVRDYTDWFQIDAWPTEDRVPDSCCIKRERYCGRLDPEGRNKESWYKEGCASAIQTWVIQRLHVLGTVGLIVGFLQLFGLVTSMILFCTVKHKRSSHSYKSYDTSAS, translated from the exons ATGAGTCGTACAGGATATACATGTATTAGACACGTCTTTTGCTCGATGAACGTGCTCGTTTGG TTATCGGCATGTGGAATACTTGGAGCAGTGCTTTGGCTACGATTAGCCAATTCAGGACTCGCTAATTTAGTGCCACAGTATAATTATGCATCTGCTGAcacagtatttttaattatcggaGGCGTTACATTTGTCGTAGCGTTCTTTGGATGTTGTGGTGCATGGTTTCAATCCAGATTTATGCTTATAACT TACTTCAGCTTGGTAATAATGTTATTCTTAGCTGAATTTATGCTTGGCGCATTGACCTTTGTTTTTCGTGAACAAGTTTCCAGAAGTGTACAAGATGAATTATTGTTGGGAATTCATAAACATTATAATGTAACACGTGAACCTGGTACTCTTCCCGCACTGTGGGATCATATCCATCAAGGA ttacACTGCTGCGGTGTTCGAGATTACACAGACTGGTTCCAAATCGACGCATGGCCAACAGAAGACCGCGTCCCTGACTCTTGTTGCATAAAACGGGAGCGTTACTGCGGACGACTAGACCCGGAGGGCAGGAACAAAGAGTCCTGGTACAAAGAAGGATGTGCATCAGCCATTCAAACGTGGGTTATACAAAGACTCCACGTGCTGGGAACTGTAGGCTTAATCGTCGGATTCCTCCAGCTCTTTGGGCTTGTCACTAGTATGATTCTCTTCTGTACCGTGAAACACAAGCGATCTTCCCACAGCTACAAGAGCTACGACACAAGTGCCAGCTAG
- the LOC130673700 gene encoding protein THEM6, whose amino-acid sequence MVCACTMTIIAILYMLFDVNYFLRIAFTITWGRLFQKKKKIFEKTSIYGICTSQDVDIFLKHMNNARYLRELDFARFHYYDRSGIYGEVSRRGGGAVQGASSTRYRRALAIFTPYKVTTQLIYWDEKNFYLEHEFISLSDNFVRAVVLSKQTVTGLKVPVSEIIAKVEPTAQRPEMSNELKLWLDSMEESSQKLRKRN is encoded by the exons ATGGTGTGTGCATGTACTATGACAATTATTGCGATACTTTATATGTTATTCGacgttaattattttctcagaATAGCATTCACGATTACTTGGGgaagactttttcaaaaaaagaaaaaaatattcgaaaaaacatctatttatg GTATCTGTACATCCCAAgatgttgatatatttttgaaacacATGAACAATGCGCGATACCTACGAGAACTTGACTTTGCACGGTTCCATTATTACGATAGATCAGGAATCTACGGTGAAGTGAGTCGTCGAGGTGGCGGAGCCGTCCAAGGTGCATCATCGACTCGTTATCGACGTGCACTTGCTATTTTTACGCCATACAAAGTAACAACTCAGTTAATTTACTGGGATGAAAAAAACTTCTACCTTGAACACGAATTTATCAGTCTGTCGGATAATTTTGTCCGCGCAGTCGTCCTGAGCAAACAGACAGTCACCGGCTTAAAGGTCCCTGTGTCAGAGATCATTGCCAAAGTCGAACCCACCGCACAGAGACCCGAGATGTCAAATGAACTTAAACTTTGGCTTGACTCTATGGAAGAGTCATCACAAAAGTTAAGGAAACGCAACTAA
- the LOC130673684 gene encoding probable tyrosyl-DNA phosphodiesterase, which produces MDSKKLCPFKEKCYRKNPIHFEEMSHPHLEKLLNGQLTGDINLPSDLEFDCPDRSELVDQLKVLQLTLRKKKTSENPSAVTETKQALKRVSEPSTSSATKKSKDSSSPRKTSSKESPAGKSIFDAFNSCTADKARIEIRNSAIERMKNAGQQIPHLEPMGQFDLKYALSAPYHLFLACVQKVPETWSQPYSVTFPEILDISLGTIEESLHFNFMVDVGWLCLQYLFAGQKADSQIFLGSRCDDLPLPSNIKTVKIETPTAFGTHHSKVSVLKYTNGGARVVISTANLYSDDWDNRTQAVWISPHLPKLTDGSNSSGEAPTGFKRDFIDYLREYKNPALEKWISLLQTLDFSSVNVCFVASVPGTHRNATRGRWGLRKLASILSEHADPPAEAAQWPIVAQASSIGSLGPSYDAWLTREFVPAMASLKSQGLRSAPNFKFVYPSINNFKDSFDMRVGCCCLPYSKRVHDKQPWLNKYLYQWKAGNKSRNRAIPHSKTYIRLSPDLKKVPWAVVTSGNLSKAAWGYGQTSTTILNYEVGVVFLPKFLFKAKTIPIKEQDDQGNPVFPLPYDLPLTPYASGDEPFVMEFFNV; this is translated from the exons atgGATTCAAAAAAACTCTGCccatttaaagaaaaatgcTACCGAAAAAATCCAATTCACTTCGAAGAAATGTCACACCCTCacc tgGAAAAGTTATTGAACGGACAGCTGACAGGGGACATAAATTTACCATCAGATTTAGAATTCGATTGCCCAGACCGCTCAGAGCTCGTGGATCAGCTGAAAGTACTCCAGCTGACacttcgtaaaaaaaaaaccagcgAAAACCCATCAGCGGTTACAGAAACTAAGCAGGCATTGAAAAGAGTTTCGGAGCCGTCGACCAGTTCCGCAACAAAGAAATCTAAAGACAGTTCAAGTCCCAGAAAAACTTCTTCCAAAGAATCTCCAGCTGGTAAATCTATTTTCGATGCATTCAACTCCTGTACTGCAGACAAAGCGCGAATTGAAATCCGGAATAGCGCAATAGAGCGAATGAAAAACGCAGGCCAGCAGATTCCGCATCTGGAGCCTATGGGGCAGTTTGATCTCAAGTACGCACTCTCAGCACCTTATCATCTTTTTCTAGCATGCGTCCAAAAAGTCCCAGAGACTTGGAGTCAACCCTACAGCGTTACCTTCCCGGAAATTCTTGACATCAGTCTCGGAACGATCGAAGAAAGTCTTCATTTTAACTTCATGGTCGACGTGGGCTGGCTCTGCCTGCAGTATCTCTTTGCCGGGCAAAAAGCCGACAGTCAAATCTTCCTGGGATCTCGGTGCGATGATCTTCCTCTGCcttcaaatataaaaactgtaaaaatagAAACTCCCACAGCCTTCGGAACTCACCATAGCAAAGTGTCTGTTCTAAAATACACAAACGGCGGTGCTAGAGTCGTAATATCAACAGCAAACTTGTACAGCGATGACTGGGACAATCGTACTCAAGCTGTCTGGATCTCTCCTCACCTTCCCAAGCTAACGGATGGATCAAATTCATCTGGAGAAGCTCCTACAGGTTTCAAACGCGACTTTATAGACTATTTACGCGAGTACAAAAATCCAGCGCtagaaaaatggatttctTTGCTCCAAACTTTGGATTTTTCATCAGTCAATGTCTGCTTTGTAGCATCAGTACCAGGAACTCATCGCAACGCGACGCGTGGTCGATGGGGGCTGCGTAAACTCGCGTCGATCCTCTCTGAGCACGCGGATCCACCAGCAGAAGCTGCCCAGTGGCCCATAGTAGCCCAAGCTTCAAGTATCGGAAGTCTAGGGCCCAGTTACGATGCATGGCTCACCCGCGAGTTCGTTCCCGCGATGGCCAGTCTCAAATCCCAGGGGCTCAGATCCGCgccaaatttcaaattcgtctACCcgtcaattaataatttcaaagatTCTTTTGATATGCGCGTCGGCTGCTGTTGTCTTCCATACTCTAAACGCGTTCATGACAAACAGCCCtggctaaataaatatttgtaccAGTGGAAAGCCGGTAACAAGTCACGTAATCGTGCTATTCCACATTCAAAAACCTACATCAGGTTATCTCCAGATTTAAAGAAAGTACCCTGGGCTGTTGTCACCAGTGGAAATTTAAGCAAAGCTGCTTGGGGTTACGGACAAACTTCGActactattttaaattatgaagtCGGTGTCGTTTTTCTgcctaaatttttgtttaaagcAAAAACGATTCCTATTAAAGAGCAAGACGATCAAGGAAACCCGGTGTTTCCTCTGCCTTATGACTTGCCGTTAACTCCTTATGCTTCTGGTGACGAACCTTTTGTCATGGAATTCTTTAATGTTTAA